Proteins encoded in a region of the Methylobacterium radiotolerans JCM 2831 genome:
- the gph gene encoding phosphoglycolate phosphatase (PGP is an essential enzyme in the glycolate salvage pathway in higher organisms (photorespiration in plants). Phosphoglycolate results from the oxidase activity of RubisCO in the Calvin cycle when concentrations of carbon dioxide are low relative to oxygen. This enzyme is a member of the Haloacid Dehalogenase (HAD) superfamily of aspartate-nucleophile hydrolase enzymes (PF00702).), with protein MSTEPTRKPPIAVFDLDGTLAETAGDLIGTLNVLMKREGLAELPLSQARGLIGAGARALIRRGFEAEGRPLSPEDHDRLFDAFIAHYGAHLADTSHLFPGVVEALDALEAAGFRLAVCTNKYEGQSVELLRLLGIGHRFAAICGRDTFPQAKPDPRHLTGTIARAAGDPARAVMVGDSRTDIDTAKAAGIPVVAVTFGYTDRPVAELGPDRVIEHFSELVEAVGALVPAA; from the coding sequence ATGTCCACCGAACCGACGCGCAAACCCCCGATCGCCGTGTTCGACCTGGACGGGACCCTCGCGGAGACCGCGGGCGACCTGATCGGCACCCTGAACGTGCTGATGAAGCGCGAGGGGCTGGCCGAACTGCCCCTCTCGCAGGCGCGCGGGCTGATCGGCGCCGGTGCCCGGGCGCTGATCCGGCGCGGCTTCGAGGCCGAGGGGCGGCCGCTGTCGCCGGAGGACCACGACCGGCTCTTCGACGCCTTCATCGCCCATTACGGCGCGCATCTCGCCGACACGTCCCACCTCTTCCCGGGCGTCGTCGAGGCGCTCGACGCCCTCGAGGCGGCCGGCTTCCGGCTCGCGGTCTGCACCAACAAGTACGAGGGACAGTCGGTCGAGCTGCTGCGCCTCCTCGGGATCGGCCACCGCTTCGCGGCGATCTGCGGCCGGGACACCTTCCCGCAAGCCAAGCCCGATCCCCGCCACCTGACGGGCACCATCGCCCGCGCCGCCGGTGACCCGGCCCGCGCCGTCATGGTGGGCGATTCCCGGACCGACATCGACACCGCCAAGGCCGCCGGCATCCCGGTGGTGGCGGTCACCTTCGGTTACACCGACCGGCCGGTCGCCGAACTCGGCCCCGACCGGGTGATCGAGCACTTCTCGGAGCTGGTCGAGGCGGTCGGCGCGCTCGTGCCGGCGGCCTGA
- a CDS encoding pyridoxal phosphate-dependent aminotransferase has product MIPISRRAAAVQPFLAMDVMAAAAAKARAGSDVVRMEVGQPSAPAPRAVIAAAQAALASGRVPYTEALGLPSLRARIARDYAERHGVAVSPERVVITTGSSAGFVLAFMSLFDSGARVAVPQPGYPAYRSILAALDLVPAPMVLRAEDRFAPTAALLRETHARAPVAGALVMSPANPSGTVITEGALQDLCAAARGLGLPLISDEIYHGLSYGEPTVTALRFDPDAVVINSFSKYHCMTGWRVGWMVVPEALVRPIERLAQNLYISAPYLSQVGALAAFDATDELDAVRDGYARNRTILLDALPGLGLGRVHPADGAFYLYADVSNLTNDAADFCRRMLDEAHVASTPGLDFDPDVGNHHVRFSFAGSEAECREAVARLKAWLR; this is encoded by the coding sequence ATGATCCCGATCTCCCGGCGCGCCGCCGCCGTCCAGCCGTTCCTCGCGATGGATGTCATGGCGGCCGCCGCCGCCAAGGCGCGGGCGGGCAGCGACGTGGTGCGGATGGAGGTCGGCCAGCCGTCGGCGCCGGCGCCCCGAGCCGTGATCGCGGCCGCACAGGCTGCGCTCGCCAGCGGCCGCGTCCCCTACACCGAGGCCCTGGGCCTGCCGTCCCTGCGGGCCCGCATCGCCCGGGACTACGCGGAGCGGCACGGCGTCGCGGTGAGCCCGGAGCGGGTGGTGATCACCACCGGATCCTCGGCGGGCTTCGTGCTCGCCTTCATGAGCCTGTTCGATTCCGGCGCCCGGGTCGCCGTCCCTCAGCCGGGCTATCCGGCCTATCGCAGCATCCTGGCCGCCCTCGACCTCGTGCCGGCGCCGATGGTGCTGCGCGCCGAGGACCGCTTCGCGCCGACCGCGGCTTTGCTGCGCGAGACCCACGCCCGCGCGCCGGTCGCCGGGGCGCTGGTGATGAGCCCGGCCAACCCGTCCGGCACGGTGATCACGGAGGGCGCCCTGCAGGATCTCTGCGCGGCGGCGCGCGGCCTCGGCCTGCCGCTGATCTCCGACGAGATCTATCACGGCCTCAGCTACGGCGAGCCCACCGTCACGGCGCTGCGCTTCGACCCCGACGCCGTCGTGATCAACTCGTTCTCGAAGTACCACTGCATGACCGGCTGGCGCGTCGGCTGGATGGTCGTGCCGGAGGCGCTGGTCCGCCCGATCGAGCGGCTGGCGCAGAACCTCTACATCTCGGCGCCCTACCTGTCGCAGGTCGGCGCGCTGGCGGCCTTCGACGCGACGGACGAGCTGGACGCCGTTCGCGACGGCTACGCGCGCAACCGCACGATCCTGCTGGACGCCCTGCCGGGCCTCGGCCTCGGCCGCGTGCACCCGGCAGACGGCGCCTTCTACCTCTACGCAGACGTCTCGAACCTCACCAACGACGCCGCGGATTTCTGCCGGCGCATGCTCGACGAGGCGCACGTCGCGTCGACGCCCGGCCTCGACTTCGACCCGGACGTGGGCAACCACCACGTCCGCTTCTCCTTCGCGGGCTCGGAGGCCGAGTGCCGCGAGGCGGTGGCGCGGCTGAAGGCGTGGCTGCGCTGA
- a CDS encoding DsbA family protein codes for MPFIRPLPALVLALGLVAVPALAQTATPPAAPFTDAQRAGIEAIVKDYLIKHPEVLQEALAEAEKQQAETQRLAQAAALKESREALINGPHDVVAGNPTGDVTLVEFFDYNCGYCRKALGDVQALIKSDPKLRVVIKDFPVLGPESLEASQVAVAVRQQLKGDKLFEFHQKLLETKGRVNGARAIQVAKDMGVDTAKLQKDMASPEVKAALSENRGLGDRLGLSGTPAFIIGDEVIPGAVGVEPMRKTIADVRQCGHASC; via the coding sequence ATGCCCTTCATCCGCCCCCTGCCCGCGCTGGTCCTGGCGCTCGGCCTCGTCGCCGTCCCCGCTCTCGCTCAGACCGCGACGCCCCCCGCCGCGCCGTTCACGGACGCGCAGCGCGCCGGCATCGAGGCGATCGTCAAGGACTACCTGATCAAGCATCCCGAGGTGCTTCAGGAGGCCCTCGCCGAGGCCGAGAAGCAGCAGGCCGAGACGCAGCGCCTCGCCCAGGCCGCCGCCCTCAAGGAATCGCGCGAGGCCCTCATCAACGGGCCCCACGACGTCGTCGCCGGCAACCCGACGGGCGACGTCACGCTGGTCGAGTTCTTCGACTACAATTGCGGCTACTGCCGCAAGGCGCTGGGCGACGTCCAGGCGCTGATCAAGTCCGACCCGAAGCTGCGGGTCGTCATCAAGGACTTCCCGGTGCTCGGCCCGGAATCGCTGGAGGCCAGCCAGGTCGCCGTCGCGGTGCGCCAGCAGCTCAAGGGCGACAAGCTGTTCGAGTTCCACCAGAAGCTGCTGGAGACCAAGGGCCGCGTGAACGGCGCCCGGGCGATCCAGGTCGCCAAGGACATGGGCGTGGACACCGCCAAGCTGCAGAAGGACATGGCCTCCCCCGAGGTGAAGGCCGCGCTCAGCGAGAACCGCGGCCTGGGCGACCGCCTGGGCCTCTCGGGCACGCCGGCCTTCATCATCGGCGACGAGGTGATCCCGGGTGCCGTCGGCGTCGAGCCGATGCGCAAGACCATCGCCGACGTGCGCCAGTGCGGCCACGCCTCCTGCTGA